The following proteins come from a genomic window of Malus sylvestris chromosome 4, drMalSylv7.2, whole genome shotgun sequence:
- the LOC126618696 gene encoding glycine-rich RNA-binding protein 4, mitochondrial-like has product MAFCNKIGSLLKHNISQTGQAPMTAMLNSVRCMSSKLFVGGLSFGTNDESLKEAFSSFGDVTEARVITDRDTGRSRGFGFVNFASDDSASSALSSMDGQDLHGRNIRVSYATERTGPRPFNGGGGGGDYRGGY; this is encoded by the exons ATGGCGTTCTGTAACAAAATTGGGAGCCTCCTGAAGCACAACATTTCCCAGACTGGACAAGCACCCATGACAGCAATGCTTAATTCTGTGCGCTGCATGTCTTCCAAGCTTTTCGTTGGAG GCCTTTCATTTGGAACTAATGATGAGTCTCTTAAGGAGGCATTCTCAAGCTTTGGTGACGTGACTGAGG CAAGAGTTATCACGGACAGGGATACTGGAAGGTCTAggggttttggatttgttaacTTTGCCAGTGATGATTCTGCCAGTTCAGCACTTTCTTCCATGGATGGCCAG GATTTGCATGGGCGAAACATTCGTGTCAGTTATGCCACTGAGCGAACTGGTCCTAGACCATTTAACGGT
- the LOC126618692 gene encoding uncharacterized protein LOC126618692 isoform X1, translated as MSRCFPFPPPGYEKKTRTDDVDLLKKEKHREKKHKKEKKDKEKRESKDKSEGKHREKKDKKEKKRDKKKDKEKDRDLVKDKTSTSDEKRVPGKTEGHGEERYIQKEYKGNCIDKRYTGQIGGHQAEKLSQYCHPAEQNQNSVLVELGRRSKDEARAISNHLVGKITESDRKKDEGMVRLLAEGTDILAEVKEKNKDRRVDDRRTYGQGVRGAAQISGNTMVQNLVGVVEPKVEGLSRPLASNMDRDIDGKEKAKEKEGDDKRGEKRKEKDREKKKQGRDKDKDKEKKKEAKAKEKNESKNGEPDKEEKKEEKAKEKNETKNAKPDKLRKSDKEDHIDSHSVKTSQLSKDSNKSAGADGNLKKRKDIQTNGIVHANDIRPSKLLRPSSSSHSLPVNGRTMESCQTSIPYVSDTLGAANNVKVDIKDCKINGIVEAPSLAVSTAKPTSTATQVVPVAEACMRPPHPDSRYLSHVYLVPKLDEVPDHDDQDWLFGCSDAQSKKPKVESSGFEETPEVWSEVLRIESADVHALPYVIPY; from the exons ATGTCGCGCTGCTTTCCATTTCCTCCACCTGGATATGAAAAAAAGACTAGGACAGATGATGTTGACTTGCTGAAAAAG GAGAAACACAGAGAAAAGAagcataaaaaggaaaagaaggacaaagagaagagagagagtaaagATAAAAGTGAAGGAAAGCATCgggaaaagaaagacaagaaggaaaaaaagagagacaaaaagaaggataaggagaaagatAGGGACCTGGTTAAAGACAAAACAAGTACTTCAGACGAGAAGAGAGTTCCAGGAAAGACCGAGGGTCATGGTGAAGAGAGATACATTCAGAAAGAGTACAAGGGCAACTGTATTGACAAGAGATATACGGGGCAAATTGGAGGTCATCAGGCAGAGAAACTCAGTCAGTACTGTCATCCCGCTGAGCAAAACCAGAATTCTGTATTGGTGGAGTTGGGTAGGAGGAGTAAAGATGAGGCCAGGGCAATCAGTAACCATCTGGTTGGGAAGATTACTGAATCAGACCGAAAGAAGGATGAGGGGATGGTCAGATTGCTGGCCGAGGGTACTGACATTTTGGCTGAAGTTAAGGAAAAGAACAAGGACAGGAGAGTTGATGACAGAAGGACATATGGGCAAGGAGTCAGGGGTGCAGCACAGATTAGTGGGAACACGATGGTTCAAAACCTTGTTGGTGTCGTTGAACCTAAAGTTGAAGGACTTTCCAGACCATTGGCAAGCAACATGGATAGAGATATTGATGGAAAAGAAAAGGCCAAAGAGAAGGAAGGTGATGATAAACGAGGAGAAAAACGCAAGGAAAAAgatagagagaagaaaaaacaagggagagacaaggacaaagataaagagaagaaaaaggaagcgAAAGCAAAGGAGAAAAATGAATCCAAGAATGGAGAGCCAGACAAAGAGgagaaaaaggaagagaaagcaAAGGAGAAAAATGAAACTAAGAATGCAAAGCCTGATAAATTAAGAAAGAGCGATAAAGAGGATCACATAGATTCCCATAGTGTCAAAACCTCCCAACTTTCGAAGGACAGCAACAAAAGTGCTGGTGCTGATGGAAAtctgaagaaaagaaaggacaTACAGACGAATGGAATTGTGCATG CCAATGATATTAGGCCCAGTAAACTGTTGAgaccttcctcttcctctcattcaTTGCCTGTAAATGGGAGAACAATGGAATCTTGCCAAACTTCCATCCCATATGTTTCAGATACGCTGGGTGCTGCAAATAACGTTAAGGTGGACATTAAGGACTGCAAGATAAATGGCATTGTTGAAGCTCCGTCATTGGCTGTCTCCACTGCAAAGCCGACATCTACAGCTACACAGGTTGTTCCTGTTGCTGAAGCATGCATGAGACCACCCCATCCGGATTCCAGATATCTAAGCCATGTTTATTTGGTTCCGAAGTTGGACGAAGTGCCTGATCATGACGATCAAGATTGGTTGTTTGGGTGCAGTGATGCCCAATCAAAGAAACCCAAGGTGGAATCTTCAGGGTTTGAGGAGACACCTGAGGTATGGTCAGAGGTTCTGCGGATAGAGTCAGCTGATGTTCATGCCCTGCCGTACGTCATTCCATATTGA
- the LOC126618692 gene encoding uncharacterized protein LOC126618692 isoform X2 encodes MSRCFPFPPPGYEKKTRTDDVDLLKKEKHREKKHKKEKKDKEKRESKDKSEGKHREKKDKKEKKRDKKKDKEKDRDLVKDKTSTSDEKRVPGKTEGHGEERYIQKEYKGNCIDKRYTGQIGGHQAEKLSQYCHPAEQNQNSVLVELGRRSKDEARAISNHLVGKITESDRKKDEGMVRLLAEGTDILAEVKEKNKDRRVDDRRTYGQGVRGAAQISGNTMVQNLVGVVEPKVEGLSRPLASNMDRDIDGKEKAKEKEGDDKRGEKRKEKDREKKKQGRDKDKDKEKKKEAKAKEKNESKNGEPDKEEKKEEKAKEKNETKNAKPDKLRKSDKEDHIDSHSVKTSQLSKDSNKSAGADGNLKKRKDIQTNGIVHANDIRPSKLLRPSSSSHSLPVNGRTMESCQTSIPYVSDTLGAANNVKVDIKDCKINGIVEAPSLAVSTAKPTSTATQVVPVAEACMRPPHPDSRYLSHVYLVPKLDEVPDHDDQDWLFGCSDAQSKKPKVESSGFEETPEVWSEVLRIESADVHALPYVIPY; translated from the exons ATGTCGCGCTGCTTTCCATTTCCTCCACCTGGATATGAAAAAAAGACTAGGACAGATGATGTTGACTTGCTGAAAAAG GAGAAACACAGAGAAAAGAagcataaaaaggaaaagaaggacaaagagaagagagagagtaaagATAAAAGTGAAGGAAAGCATCgggaaaagaaagacaagaaggaaaaaaagagagacaaaaagaaggataaggagaaagatAGGGACCTGGTTAAAGACAAAACAAGTACTTCAGACGAGAAGAGAGTTCCAGGAAAGACCGAGGGTCATGGTGAAGAGAGATACATTCAGAAAGAGTACAAGGGCAACTGTATTGACAAGAGATATACGGGGCAAATTGGAGGTCATCAGGCAGAGAAACTCAGTCAGTACTGTCATCCCGCTGAGCAAAACCAGAATTCTGTATTGGTGGAGTTGGGTAGGAGGAGTAAAGATGAGGCCAGGGCAATCAGTAACCATCTGGTTGGGAAGATTACTGAATCAGACCGAAAGAAGGATGAGGGGATGGTCAGATTGCTGGCCGAGGGTACTGACATTTTGGCTGAAGTTAAGGAAAAGAACAAGGACAGGAGAGTTGATGACAGAAGGACATATGGGCAAGGAGTCAGGGGTGCAGCACAGATTAGTGGGAACACGATGGTTCAAAACCTTGTTGGTGTCGTTGAACCTAAAGTTGAAGGACTTTCCAGACCATTGGCAAGCAACATGGATAGAGATATTGATGGAAAAGAAAAGGCCAAAGAGAAGGAAGGTGATGATAAACGAGGAGAAAAACGCAAGGAAAAAgatagagagaagaaaaaacaagggagagacaaggacaaagataaagagaagaaaaaggaagcgAAAGCAAAGGAGAAAAATGAATCCAAGAATGGAGAGCCAGACAAAGAGgagaaaaaggaagagaaagcaAAGGAGAAAAATGAAACTAAGAATGCAAAGCCTGATAAATTAAGAAAGAGCGATAAAGAGGATCACATAGATTCCCATAGTGTCAAAACCTCCCAACTTTCGAAGGACAGCAACAAAAGTGCTGGTGCTGATGGAAAtctgaagaaaagaaaggacaTACAGACGAATGGAATTGTGCATG CCAATGATATTAGGCCCAGTAAACTGTTGAgaccttcctcttcctctcattcaTTGCCTGTAAATGGGAGAACAATGGAATCTTGCCAAACTTCCATCCCATATGTTTCAGATACGCTGGGTGCTGCAAATAACGTTAAGGTGGACATTAAGGACTGCAAGATAAATGGCATTGTTGAAGCTCCGTCATTGGCTGTCTCCACTGCAAAGCCGACATCTACAGCTACACAGGTTGTTCCTGTTGCTGAAGCATGCATGAGACCACCCCATCCGGATTCCAGATATCTAAGCCATGTTTATTTGGTTCCGAAGTTGGACGAAGTGCCTGATCATGACGATCAAGATTGGTTGTTTGGGTGCAGTGATGCCCAATCAAAGAAACCCAAGGTGGAATCTTCAGGGTTTGAGGAGACACCTGAGGTATGGTCAGAG
- the LOC126618693 gene encoding uncharacterized protein LOC126618693, protein MSRCFPFPPPGYEKKARTDDVDLLKKEKHREKKHKKEKKDKEKRESTDKSDGKHREKKDKKEKKRDKKKDKEKDRDLVKDKISTSDEKRVPGKTEGHGEERCIQKEYKGNCFDKRYAGQIGGHQAEKLTQYRHLAEQNQNSVLVELGRRSKDEARAFGNYLAEKITESDRKRDDILAEIKEKNKDRRVDDRRTDGQGVRGAAQVSGNTMVQNLVGMVEPKVEGLSRPLASHVDRKIDGKEKAKEKEGDDKRGEKRKDKDREKKKQGKDKDKDKQKKKEAKAKEKIESKNGEPDKEKKKEEKTKEKNETKNAEPDKLRKSDKEDHIDSHSVVTSQLPKDSNKSAGSDGNLKKRRDIQTNGVVHANDIRPSKLSRPSSSSHSLPVNGRTLEPSQTSIPYVSDRLGAANNLKVDVKDCKINGIVEAPSLAVSTAKPTSTATQAVPVAEACMRPPHPDSRYLSHVYMVPKLDEVPDHDDQDWLFGCSDAQSKRPQVESSRVAETPEVWSEVLRIESADVHALPYVIPY, encoded by the exons ATGTCGCGCTGCTTTCCATTTCCTCCACCGGGATATGAAAAAAAGGCTAGGACAGATGATGTGGACTTGCTGAAAAAG GAGAAACACAGAGAAAAGAagcataaaaaggaaaagaaggacaaagagaagagagagagtacaGACAAAAGTGATGGAAAGCATCGGGAAAAGAAggacaagaaagaaaaaaagagagacaaaaagaaggataaggagaaggataggGACTTGGTTAAAGACAAAATTAGTACTTCAGATGAGAAGAGAGTTCCAGGAAAAACAGAGGGTCATGGCGAAGAGAGATGCATTCAGAAAGAGTACAAGGGCAACTGTTTTGACAAGAGATATGCAGGGCAAATTGGAGGTCATCAGGCAGAGAAACTCACTCAGTACCGTCATCTGGCTGAGCAAAACCAGAATTCTGTATTGGTGGAGTTGGGTAGGAGGAGTAAAGATGAGGCCAGGGCATTTGGTAACTATCTGGCTGAGAAGATTACTGAATCAGACCGAAAGAGGGATGACATTTTGGCCGAAATTAAGGAAAAGAACAAGGACAGGAGAGTTGATGACAGAAGGACAGATGGGCAAGGTGTCAGGGGTGCAGCACAGGTTAGTGGGAACACGATGGTTCAGAATCTTGTTGGTATGGTTGAACCTAAAGTTGAAGGACTTTCCAGACCATTGGCAAGCCATGTGGACAGAAAGATTGACGGAAAAGAAAAGGCCAAAGAGAAGGAAGGTGATGATAAACGAGGTGAAAAACGCAAGGACAAAgatagagagaagaaaaaacaagggaaagacaaggacaaagataaacagaagaaaaaggaagcgaaagcaaaagagaaaattgAATCTAAGAATGGAGAGCcagataaagagaagaaaaaggaagagaaaacaaAGGAGAAAAATGAAACTAAGAATGCAGAGCCAGATAAATTAAGAAAGAGCGATAAAGAGGATCACATAGATTCCCATAGCGTCGTAACCTCCCAACTTCCGAAGGACAGCAACAAAAGTGCTGGCAGTGATGGAAATCTGAAGAAAAGAAGGGACATACAGACGAATGGAGTTGTGCATG CCAATGATATTAGGCCCAGTAAACTGTCGAggccttcctcttcctctcattcaTTGCCTGTAAATGGAAGAACACTGGAACCTTCCCAAACTTCCATCCCATATGTGTCAGATAGGCTGGGTGCGGCAAATAACCTTAAGGTGGACGTTAAGGACTGCAAGATAAATGGCATTGTTGAAGCTCCGTCATTGGCTGTCTCCACTGCAAAGCCGACATCTACAGCTACACAGGCTGTTCCTGTTGCTGAAGCATGCATGAGACCACCCCATCCGGATTCCAGATATCTAAGCCATGTTTATATGGTTCCGAAATTGGACGAAGTGCCTGATCATGACGATCAAGATTGGTTGTTTGGGTGCAGTGATGCCCAATCAAAGAGACCCCAGGTGGAATCTTCACGGGTTGCAGAGACACCTGAGGTATGGTCAGAGGTTCTACGGATAGAGTCAGCTGATGTTCATGCCCTGCCGTATGTCATTCCATATTGA